A genomic region of Aspergillus oryzae RIB40 DNA, chromosome 1 contains the following coding sequences:
- a CDS encoding uncharacterized protein (predicted protein) yields MRLSLIVHLFLGMYVGSRTSLPLRRPFYSPTTKKKTVLAGMVPKTVSTSATVLISSSFSSPLSRNPQWIANFRRPRTGVRRYNRAAWPSYGITTPVPDRPPQFPSSGSRKSPFCFQTGYALCAKRPSRPFPPPFLSPPSSSFSDPLTTHYHSQDKRLSVKGELVRGLNNGDDAVLVADNFLGVDDGVGAWATKPRGHAALWSRLLLHFWALEVERGVNNNAPLDPVEYLQRAYEETVNATTAPSEWYGTTTSVTAILHWTCDDAGNEKPLLYVTNIGDCKLLVIRPSEEKVLFRTKEQWHWFDCPMQLGTNSVDTPRKDAVMSQVALEEDDVVLAVSDGVLDNLWEHEILSITLESIKKWNQGRHDNTDLEWAPPEVLAEERMVFVARELLKSALAIAQDPFAESPFMEKAIEEGLAIEGGKMDDISVVVGSCKRRAS; encoded by the exons atgcGTTTGTCGCTCATCGTGCATCTGTTCCTGGGAATGTACGTCGGATCCCGAACGTCCCTGCCCCTGCGCAGACC CTTTTATTCTCCTaccacaaaaaagaaaactgtTCTAGCGGGCATGGTGCCCAAAACCGTATCGACTTCGGCGACTGTATTAATATCCTCGTCCTTTTCATCTCCGTTGTCGCGAAACCCACAGTGGATCGCAAACTTCAGACGACCCAGAACCGGGGTGCGACGATATAACCGCGCTGCGTGGCCGTCCTACGGCATCACCACTCCCGTCCCGGATCGTCCTCCACAGTTCCCCAGTTCCGGATCTAGGAAGTCTCCATTCTGCTTCCAGACGGGGTATGCGCTCTGTGCCAAACGGCCCTCGCGCCCCTTTCCCCCACCGTTCCTGTCCCCGCCGTCCTCGTCCTTTTCCGACCCGTTGACCACCCACTACCATAGTCAGGATAAGAGATTATCCGTCAAGGGCGAGCTAGTCAGGGGGCTGAACAACGGTGACGATGCCGTATTGGTTGCGGATAATTTCCTCGGGGTCGACGACGGCGTGGGGGCATGGGCCACTAAGCCACGAGGTCATGCTGC ACTCTGGTCCAGGCTTCTACTACATTTTTGGGCCCTAGAAGTCGAACGAGGAGTTAATAATAATGCGCCGCTGGATCCAGTCGAGTACCTTCAACGGGCTTACGAAGAAACCGTAAACGCAACGACCGCCCCCAGCGAATGGTACGGAACGACGACCTCCGTAACTGCGATCTTACATTGGACCTGCGATGATGCGGGGAACGAAAAGCCTTTACTTTACGTGACTAATATAGGCGATTGCAAGTTGCTGGTCATCCGTCCAAGCGAGGAGAAGGTCCTGTTTCGGACCAAGGAACAATGGCATTGGTTCGACTGTCCCATGCAGCTGGGGACCAACAGCGTGGATACGCCGCGGAAGGATGCAGTGATGTCTCAAGTCGctttggaggaggatgatgtcgtACTTGCTGTGTCCGACGGTGTGTTAGACAATCTTTGGGAACATGAAATATTGTCCATTACGCTCGAAAGCATCAAGAAGTGGAACCAGGGACGGCATGACAATACAGACCTCGAGTGGGCTCCTCCGGAAGTGCTGGCAGAAGAACGCATGGTATTCGTGGCAAGAGAGCTGCTCAAATCCGCGCTAGCTATTGCCCAGGACCCGTTCGCTGAGAGCCCGTTTATGGAGAAGGCAATTGAAGAGGGTCTCGCTATTGAAGGGG GAAAAATGGATGACATTAGCGTGGTGGTCGGTTCCTGCAAGAGGAGGGCTTCTTGA